A section of the Paenibacillus yonginensis genome encodes:
- a CDS encoding Gfo/Idh/MocA family protein, with protein sequence MVKFGLIGGAGFRAQYFLRIARALPDRFQVSGMVVRDEAKGRQMETEWGTSSYRTLDELLAKETPDFVVVAVSGSGASEYLLKLAELGMPVLAETPPASALNELEALLDRAASLNARIQVAEQYQFHPVQQARLALIRSGKLGRITETTVSISHMYHGVSLIRRMLGKSFEAVKIKAMRFESEWVQGPTRSGPPQADQMVPMQRDLAWLDFGDALGIYDFTKDQHRSWIRSNHLSVRGERGEIFDLRVLLQPEDRIPRQLELKRVNKGEYENQEGYFLQGILCGEEWLYTNPFVPARLYDDEIAIAACLQQMADYIAGGPAFYGLEEAAQDCYLGWMIEQAIQTGETVTASKPRWAQPAE encoded by the coding sequence ATGGTCAAGTTCGGCCTGATCGGCGGTGCAGGGTTCAGAGCCCAATATTTCCTGCGGATTGCCCGGGCTTTGCCGGACCGCTTCCAGGTCAGCGGCATGGTGGTGCGGGATGAAGCCAAAGGCAGACAAATGGAGACGGAATGGGGAACCTCCTCTTACCGCACGTTGGATGAATTGCTGGCGAAGGAAACGCCGGACTTTGTAGTTGTGGCTGTATCAGGAAGCGGCGCCAGCGAATATTTGCTGAAGCTGGCCGAGCTTGGCATGCCGGTGCTGGCCGAAACGCCGCCGGCTTCGGCGCTGAATGAGCTGGAAGCTTTGCTGGATCGTGCGGCCTCTTTAAATGCGCGGATTCAGGTGGCCGAGCAATACCAGTTCCACCCGGTTCAGCAGGCTAGGCTCGCGCTGATCCGCTCGGGGAAGTTAGGGCGAATCACGGAGACGACGGTTTCCATTTCCCATATGTATCATGGCGTCAGCCTCATCCGACGCATGCTGGGCAAGTCGTTTGAAGCAGTGAAGATCAAAGCGATGCGTTTTGAATCAGAGTGGGTGCAGGGGCCGACCCGCAGTGGCCCGCCGCAGGCAGACCAAATGGTCCCTATGCAGCGGGATTTGGCCTGGCTGGATTTCGGCGATGCCTTGGGCATTTATGATTTCACGAAAGACCAGCACCGCTCCTGGATCCGCTCCAACCATTTATCGGTCAGGGGCGAACGCGGTGAAATCTTCGACCTGCGGGTGCTGCTTCAGCCGGAGGACCGGATTCCCCGGCAGCTCGAGCTGAAGCGGGTTAACAAAGGCGAATATGAGAATCAGGAGGGTTATTTTCTCCAGGGCATCCTGTGCGGGGAGGAGTGGCTTTATACGAATCCGTTTGTCCCTGCCAGATTGTACGATGATGAAATCGCGATTGCGGCCTGTCTGCAGCAAATGGCCGATTATATCGCCGGAGGGCCGGCTTTCTACGGTCTGGAAGAGGCGGCCCAGGACTGCTATCTCGGCTGGATGATTGAGCAGGCGATCCAGACGGGCGAGACCGTGACGGCGAGCAAACCGCGGTGGGCGCAGCCGGCAGAGTAG
- a CDS encoding Gfo/Idh/MocA family protein, with protein MIRVGIIGTGKIAETHLKAYAQFGGRCQVVALANLSIDKAAVLRDQFGLDCRLVQDYRELLRGGELDLVSICTPPHLHAEIAVNSLKAGVHVLIEKPMAMSLEECDRMLEAQAASGRLLSVVGQERYVDRNVKLKAVLESGLAGRIVHAQVESYWWRGLSYYDVWWRGTWEKEGGGCTLNHGVHHMDLLQWMMGMPRSVQAVMSNTSHPNSEVEDLSVAVFAYDGGTLAQMTSSVVHHGEERQMIFQGERARVSAPWKVYASREREDGFPVRSPELEEEIELFVSRLEPLKYDGHAGQVDEVLTAIETGSLKVLIDGREGRKTLELITAVYEAAATGERVELPLKPDSRFYTREGFLEAASASPLPGCRGPKTAPLTAPGNSGGES; from the coding sequence ATGATTAGAGTAGGGATTATCGGCACGGGCAAAATTGCAGAGACCCATTTGAAAGCGTATGCACAATTTGGCGGACGGTGTCAGGTAGTGGCACTGGCTAATCTCAGTATTGATAAGGCGGCCGTTCTGCGAGATCAATTCGGATTGGATTGCAGGCTCGTCCAGGACTACAGGGAGCTGCTGCGAGGCGGGGAGCTGGACCTGGTCTCCATCTGCACGCCACCGCATCTGCATGCGGAGATTGCCGTGAACAGTTTGAAGGCAGGCGTCCATGTGCTGATCGAGAAACCGATGGCAATGTCCCTTGAGGAATGCGACCGGATGCTGGAGGCTCAGGCCGCATCCGGCCGCTTGCTGTCGGTAGTCGGACAGGAGCGGTACGTGGACCGGAACGTGAAGCTGAAGGCGGTGCTGGAATCCGGGCTGGCCGGCCGGATCGTGCATGCGCAGGTCGAGTCCTACTGGTGGAGAGGACTCAGCTATTACGACGTATGGTGGCGGGGAACCTGGGAGAAAGAAGGCGGAGGCTGTACGCTGAATCACGGCGTACATCATATGGATTTGCTGCAGTGGATGATGGGCATGCCGAGGTCTGTCCAGGCGGTGATGAGCAACACGTCCCATCCGAATTCGGAGGTGGAGGACCTGTCCGTGGCGGTGTTTGCTTATGACGGCGGCACGCTTGCTCAAATGACAAGTTCGGTGGTGCATCACGGAGAGGAACGGCAGATGATTTTTCAGGGAGAGCGGGCCAGGGTGTCGGCGCCTTGGAAGGTTTATGCGTCCCGGGAGCGGGAGGACGGGTTCCCGGTCCGCAGCCCGGAGCTGGAGGAAGAGATCGAATTGTTCGTGAGTCGGCTGGAGCCGCTGAAGTATGACGGTCATGCCGGGCAGGTGGATGAGGTGCTGACGGCGATCGAGACCGGCTCGCTTAAGGTGCTGATCGACGGTCGCGAAGGCCGGAAGACGCTTGAATTGATTACGGCTGTCTATGAAGCCGCAGCGACCGGGGAGCGGGTCGAGCTCCCACTCAAGCCGGACAGCCGCTTCTATACCCGGGAGGGCTTTCTGGAGGCAGCGTCTGCTTCCCCGTTGCCGGGCTGTAGGGGCCCAAAGACCGCTCCATTGACAGCCCCGGGCAATTCAGGAGGCGAATCGTAA
- a CDS encoding response regulator transcription factor: MWRIAIVDDERHVLQGMKRVIPWDELQAEWAWEALNGADGLEMTRLSQPDVIITDIYMPEMNGLDMIERIRQEGYNGKIIILSGYSDFEHARQALRYQVSDYVSKPISVPTLKAILTKVINELSEEEESRLRRLELEQTMVQYKPFIEKEWVRSAAIGTLERNRDGAAYLPEPYTYWTDCSHVTLGIDLVRKDWARTLSVSDWNLFRFAIGNIACEVARQGFPNMEYTELHSTRALLVLHPPSGAGQQEGMTQSLRGLGIQLIDSIKSCLKLEVRIGIGRFKEAWTDIPYSTDEAFQAIELKQERLSPGYELYRYPAEIRTEQPDAAPLLPAKFLYKLAGAVKASQELEAVQLISEYITELKASKDLITKDYVQLLGSELWGIVTYSLYESGLAVEELFSGDQIAKELMSLSEPDQLTEWLSGKIGAIIHDRQWKGSSKHRQIVDFMTRYIHEHYAEDVTLADLSDMVYISRNHLSIIFKNITGETFNTYLTRVRIEKARELLLERKMLVYEVAERVGYKNIPYFSTLFKKITGQNPTELIK, translated from the coding sequence GTGTGGAGAATCGCGATTGTGGACGATGAACGTCATGTGCTTCAGGGCATGAAGCGGGTCATTCCATGGGATGAACTGCAGGCGGAGTGGGCCTGGGAGGCCTTGAACGGGGCGGATGGACTGGAAATGACCCGTCTCTCGCAGCCGGACGTCATCATTACCGATATTTATATGCCCGAAATGAACGGGCTGGATATGATAGAGCGGATCAGACAGGAAGGTTATAACGGCAAGATTATTATTTTAAGCGGTTATTCGGATTTCGAGCATGCCAGACAGGCGCTGAGGTATCAGGTCAGCGATTACGTCTCCAAGCCGATCAGCGTGCCGACTCTGAAAGCCATATTAACCAAAGTCATCAACGAGCTGTCGGAGGAGGAAGAGAGCCGGTTAAGACGGCTGGAGCTGGAGCAGACGATGGTCCAATACAAACCGTTTATCGAAAAAGAATGGGTCCGTTCTGCCGCAATCGGAACTTTGGAGAGGAACCGGGACGGAGCGGCTTATTTGCCGGAACCGTATACTTACTGGACCGACTGCAGCCATGTTACCCTCGGCATTGATCTGGTGCGCAAGGATTGGGCGCGGACTTTGTCCGTATCCGATTGGAATTTGTTCCGGTTTGCAATCGGGAACATTGCCTGCGAGGTCGCACGTCAAGGGTTCCCAAACATGGAATATACGGAGCTGCACAGCACCCGGGCTTTGCTTGTGCTTCACCCGCCAAGCGGGGCCGGGCAGCAGGAAGGTATGACGCAAAGTCTGAGGGGGCTCGGCATACAGCTGATCGACAGCATCAAAAGCTGTCTCAAGCTGGAGGTCCGCATCGGCATCGGGAGATTCAAAGAAGCTTGGACGGATATTCCTTATTCTACGGACGAAGCTTTCCAGGCTATCGAACTAAAGCAGGAGCGGTTAAGCCCGGGTTATGAGCTGTACAGGTATCCGGCGGAGATCCGGACGGAGCAGCCGGATGCGGCCCCGTTGCTGCCGGCGAAGTTTCTGTACAAACTGGCAGGGGCGGTTAAAGCTTCCCAGGAGCTGGAGGCCGTCCAGCTGATCAGCGAATATATTACCGAGCTTAAAGCCAGCAAAGACTTGATTACGAAGGACTATGTGCAGCTTCTGGGCAGCGAGCTTTGGGGGATCGTGACTTATTCCTTGTACGAGTCGGGACTGGCGGTGGAGGAGCTGTTCTCCGGCGACCAAATCGCCAAGGAGCTGATGAGTCTGTCCGAGCCCGATCAATTGACGGAATGGCTGTCCGGCAAAATCGGCGCCATCATCCACGACCGGCAGTGGAAGGGCAGCAGCAAACACCGGCAAATCGTGGATTTCATGACCCGTTACATCCATGAGCATTATGCGGAGGATGTGACGCTGGCCGATTTGTCCGATATGGTGTACATTTCGCGCAACCACCTGTCGATTATTTTTAAAAATATAACGGGCGAGACCTTCAACACGTATCTGACCCGGGTGCGGATCGAGAAAGCGCGGGAGCTGCTCTTGGAACGGAAGATGCTGGTCTATGAGGTGGCCGAACGGGTCGGCTACAAAAACATCCCGTATTTCAGCACGCTGTTCAAAAAGATTACGGGGCAGAATCCGACTGAACTTATTAAATGA
- a CDS encoding cache domain-containing sensor histidine kinase has translation MTNPFKKYRIDRLFFQSFALVIIIFIALIAWTGYSLSSKSLVRTTSHYQQQLLDELNNEITTRMVTIEQISLSTSRDNELITFLRDNGDEYDRYRRYQGVQHALANLTYSIPLIQGIDLYMEHPFQGDDKSYIQFHDLSELKKWDLSQYLQKNDFAWSEEHEVSSFQGHVPVLSFARKIMYENTYLGVLVIHIKAKEIQTLLAGHSEGSNRIMTDGEGRQLLKIGNVLDQEELEGWIDTRREESSGYVHIQSGQKQEDSLLVYSRLPNSNWTLIEITSWKQITASSFRLAEIIGFIGVIAIQFVLLLTHLLSRQFTKPIKKLVTAMRMYSVGGQQPELPTDYENEFGYLFAGYRKQNERIEELYLSLQRRYEQQRKAEIEALQANINPHFLYNMLDQLNWMAIEAGQDELSRILELTGRMFRIGLSNGDSFIPISEELVHIESYLEIQQLRRSGGLDYTIEAPEELGVYYMPKLTLQPFVENSIVHGFNKQSHGHIRIRMEHDNERLRIAIEDNGTGLKRIPPETPPQAQKRRTGGYGIRNVKERIDGYFGNGYGVELSERPEGGTKVDIVLPLLAHPPNKEESAS, from the coding sequence GTGACTAATCCCTTTAAGAAATACCGGATCGACCGGCTGTTTTTCCAGAGTTTTGCTCTGGTCATCATCATTTTTATCGCTTTGATCGCCTGGACAGGCTACAGCTTGTCTTCCAAATCGCTGGTCAGAACCACCTCGCATTACCAGCAGCAGCTGCTGGACGAGCTGAACAACGAGATTACGACGAGGATGGTGACCATCGAGCAGATCTCGTTGTCCACGTCGCGCGACAATGAGCTGATTACGTTCCTGCGGGACAATGGGGACGAATATGACCGCTACCGCAGGTATCAGGGCGTCCAGCATGCCTTGGCCAATCTCACTTATTCCATTCCGCTGATCCAGGGCATTGATTTGTATATGGAGCACCCGTTTCAGGGAGACGACAAGAGCTACATCCAGTTTCATGATTTATCCGAGCTGAAGAAGTGGGATTTATCCCAATATTTGCAGAAAAATGATTTCGCCTGGTCGGAAGAACACGAAGTGTCCAGCTTCCAGGGCCATGTTCCGGTGCTGAGCTTTGCCCGGAAGATCATGTATGAGAACACCTATCTGGGGGTTCTGGTCATTCATATCAAAGCCAAAGAAATTCAGACGCTGCTGGCCGGCCATTCCGAAGGCAGCAACCGGATTATGACGGACGGGGAAGGACGGCAGCTGCTCAAGATCGGCAACGTGCTGGATCAGGAGGAGCTGGAGGGCTGGATTGATACCAGAAGGGAGGAGTCTTCCGGTTACGTCCATATTCAAAGCGGCCAGAAACAGGAAGACTCTCTGCTGGTCTACTCCAGGCTGCCGAATTCCAACTGGACGCTGATCGAAATCACATCATGGAAACAGATTACGGCGAGCAGCTTCAGGCTGGCGGAAATTATCGGCTTCATCGGCGTAATTGCCATTCAGTTTGTCCTGCTGCTGACCCATTTGCTGAGCCGCCAGTTCACCAAACCGATCAAAAAGCTGGTGACGGCGATGCGGATGTATTCGGTCGGCGGGCAGCAGCCGGAGCTTCCGACCGATTACGAAAATGAATTTGGCTACCTGTTCGCCGGTTACCGCAAGCAGAATGAGCGGATTGAGGAGCTTTACCTGTCCCTGCAGCGCCGCTATGAGCAGCAGCGAAAAGCTGAGATTGAGGCCCTGCAGGCCAATATCAATCCTCATTTTCTATATAATATGCTGGACCAGCTGAACTGGATGGCCATCGAAGCCGGACAGGATGAGCTCAGCCGGATTCTGGAGCTGACGGGCCGCATGTTCCGGATCGGCTTGTCCAACGGCGACAGCTTTATTCCGATCAGCGAGGAGCTGGTGCATATTGAAAGTTATCTGGAAATCCAGCAGCTGCGCCGCAGCGGAGGGCTTGATTATACGATTGAGGCTCCCGAGGAGCTGGGCGTCTATTACATGCCTAAGCTGACCCTCCAGCCGTTTGTGGAGAACTCAATTGTACACGGATTCAACAAACAATCCCACGGCCATATCCGGATTCGGATGGAGCATGACAACGAACGGCTGCGGATTGCGATTGAGGATAACGGGACAGGGCTGAAACGGATTCCCCCCGAAACACCTCCTCAAGCGCAGAAGCGGCGGACCGGCGGGTACGGCATCCGCAATGTAAAGGAGCGGATTGACGGTTATTTCGGGAACGGTTATGGTGTCGAGCTGTCCGAGCGTCCGGAGGGGGGGACGAAGGTGGATATCGTGCTGCCTTTGCTGGCTCATCCTCCAAACAAAGAGGAAAGCGCTTCATAA
- a CDS encoding carbohydrate ABC transporter permease produces MTKQGKAMVRHVVMILFSVIMVYPVLWWIGAAFKTNQELSSPNIFPSAPTWSNFTKGWHSVPGHSFTDFYLNTFQLEAAVLVATLISCTLVAFGFARMNFPLKNFWFSLLMLTLMLPGQVLIIPQYALFHQLGWVNTYLPFIVPHLLAGGAGGTFFVFLLIQFVRGIPKELDESAKIDGCSWFGIYWRVVMPLTKPAIVTVTIFCFLWNWDDFLGHLLYLNSVDKYTVGLALRMINDSQSAQQWGQLLAMALVSILPATIVFMFLQKYFVEGIATTGIKG; encoded by the coding sequence ATGACCAAACAAGGAAAAGCGATGGTCCGCCACGTTGTTATGATCCTATTCAGCGTCATCATGGTCTATCCGGTCCTTTGGTGGATCGGCGCCGCGTTCAAAACGAATCAGGAGCTGAGCTCGCCGAATATTTTCCCTTCCGCTCCGACTTGGAGCAACTTCACGAAAGGCTGGCATTCGGTTCCCGGTCATTCGTTTACCGATTTCTATCTCAATACCTTTCAGCTCGAAGCCGCCGTTCTCGTTGCGACCCTGATCTCCTGCACGCTTGTGGCGTTCGGGTTCGCGCGAATGAATTTCCCGCTTAAGAATTTCTGGTTCTCGCTGCTGATGCTGACCTTGATGCTGCCGGGCCAGGTGCTGATCATTCCGCAGTACGCGCTGTTTCACCAGCTTGGCTGGGTCAACACTTACCTTCCGTTCATCGTGCCGCATCTGCTGGCCGGCGGAGCGGGCGGAACCTTTTTCGTCTTCCTGCTGATCCAGTTTGTGCGGGGCATCCCCAAAGAGCTCGACGAGTCGGCGAAGATCGACGGCTGTTCGTGGTTCGGGATTTACTGGCGGGTGGTCATGCCTTTGACGAAGCCGGCGATCGTAACCGTAACGATCTTCTGTTTCTTGTGGAACTGGGATGATTTCCTCGGCCACCTGCTGTATCTGAACTCCGTGGACAAATATACGGTCGGGCTTGCGCTGCGCATGATCAACGATTCGCAATCGGCCCAGCAGTGGGGACAACTGCTTGCCATGGCGCTCGTTTCGATCCTGCCGGCTACAATCGTCTTTATGTTCCTTCAGAAGTATTTCGTAGAAGGGATTGCCACAACGGGCATTAAGGGATAA
- a CDS encoding carbohydrate ABC transporter permease: MNRTAAVTSGTAPKVKKRRPANRSWKTSVAGYLFISPWLIGFLGLTAYPMFLSLYYSFTDYTLLEPIHWVGTRNYERIFMNDPKFVQSVGVTFKYVIASVPVKLIAALLVAMVLNRAVRGITFYRTAIYFPSLIGGSIAVSLLWRNIFGVDGIFNKILAVFGIEGKGWITSPDSALWTLILLAAWQFGSTMVIFLAGLKQIPNDLYEASSVDGANRFVQFFRITLPMLSPIMYFNLIMAVINSFQMFTSAFVITNGGPVNSTYVYALYLYERAFSRYQLGYSSALAWIMLVIIVIAALIIAGTSRYWVFYETEPEGRKQK, encoded by the coding sequence ATGAACCGTACCGCAGCCGTAACCTCAGGCACGGCCCCCAAAGTCAAGAAGCGCCGGCCTGCAAACCGCAGCTGGAAGACATCCGTGGCAGGTTATCTGTTCATTTCGCCCTGGCTGATCGGCTTCTTAGGGCTGACGGCTTATCCGATGTTCTTATCGCTGTATTACTCCTTTACCGATTATACGCTGCTGGAGCCCATTCATTGGGTAGGCACCCGGAATTATGAACGCATCTTCATGAATGACCCGAAATTTGTTCAGTCTGTGGGCGTCACGTTCAAATATGTAATCGCTTCCGTTCCGGTGAAGCTGATTGCGGCTCTCCTTGTTGCCATGGTGCTGAACCGGGCTGTTAGGGGGATTACCTTTTACCGGACGGCGATTTATTTCCCTTCGCTGATCGGAGGCAGCATTGCCGTTTCGCTGCTGTGGCGGAATATTTTTGGCGTTGACGGCATCTTTAACAAAATCTTGGCTGTGTTCGGGATCGAAGGCAAAGGCTGGATTACCAGCCCCGATTCGGCGCTGTGGACCCTGATTCTGCTGGCCGCCTGGCAATTCGGCTCGACGATGGTGATTTTCCTGGCCGGTCTGAAGCAAATTCCAAATGACCTGTACGAGGCCTCATCCGTAGACGGCGCCAACCGGTTTGTCCAGTTCTTCCGGATCACCTTGCCGATGCTGTCGCCGATCATGTATTTCAACCTGATTATGGCGGTCATCAATTCCTTTCAAATGTTCACCTCTGCTTTCGTTATCACAAACGGCGGACCTGTGAATTCCACGTATGTGTACGCGCTTTATCTGTATGAACGGGCATTCAGCCGCTACCAGCTTGGTTATTCTTCGGCGCTGGCCTGGATCATGCTGGTCATCATCGTTATCGCGGCTCTCATTATCGCCGGCACCTCGCGTTACTGGGTGTTCTATGAAACGGAGCCGGAAGGGAGGAAGCAGAAATGA
- a CDS encoding alpha-glucuronidase family glycosyl hydrolase translates to MSVPERKQGEDGYLAWLPYRRQETKEGLERCKAYRQIVVAAAAEDGGAVIQSAAAELARGLESLSGLSAAVVNEGEVPESGAYIQLALFSSPAAGMDRLFPAAVRTEIGPEGFTMQTEADTGRIVIAAAAPAGLLYGAFHLLRLFAAGQSVDGLNIQENPVNPLRMINHWDNMDGSIERGYAGKSIFFENNRFKADKQRIRDYARLLASVGINAVSINNVNVHKQETLLITEEFLPDVAEVAAIFREYAVKLFLSVNYAAPVEMGELPTADPLDPAVQAWWQRRTQDVYAAIPDFGGYVVKADSENRPGPFTYGRDHADGANMLAEGLEPYGGIVIWRCFVYNCKQDWRDRKTDRARAAYDHFKPLDGRFKDNVILQVKNGPIDFQVREPISPLLGAMPSTHQVLELQITQEYTGQQRHLCYLVPQWREILDFDTHLKGNGSTVKRIASGELHGSRLAGIAAVSNIGDDANWTGHRLAQANLYGYGRLTWNPELTSSAIAEEWIRLTFGNGSEKLIRTVQQMLLDSWGIYESYTAPLGVGFMVNPDHHYGPNVEGYEYSMWGTYHFADWQGIGVDRTKATGTGYTGQYAGPNFERYESLETCPDELLLFFHHVPYTHKLHSGKTVIQHIYDTHFDGAEQAERLAAQWEALAGSMDEGLHRQVAERLAEQAEHAKEWRDRINTYFYRRCGIADEQGRTIY, encoded by the coding sequence ATGAGTGTACCGGAACGAAAGCAAGGGGAAGACGGTTATTTGGCTTGGCTGCCTTACCGCAGGCAGGAGACCAAAGAGGGGCTGGAGCGCTGTAAAGCCTACCGCCAGATTGTTGTGGCGGCCGCTGCCGAGGACGGCGGGGCTGTGATTCAATCGGCAGCTGCCGAGCTGGCCCGGGGGCTGGAAAGCCTGTCGGGTCTGTCCGCAGCTGTTGTGAACGAAGGTGAGGTGCCGGAATCTGGCGCATACATACAACTGGCTTTGTTCAGCAGCCCTGCTGCGGGGATGGATCGGCTGTTTCCGGCGGCCGTTAGAACCGAAATCGGCCCTGAAGGTTTTACGATGCAAACCGAAGCCGATACAGGCCGGATCGTGATAGCAGCAGCCGCTCCCGCGGGCCTGCTCTACGGGGCGTTTCATTTGCTGCGGTTATTCGCAGCAGGCCAATCCGTGGACGGGCTGAATATCCAAGAGAACCCGGTCAATCCGCTGCGTATGATCAACCATTGGGACAACATGGACGGCTCGATTGAACGGGGGTATGCCGGTAAATCGATCTTCTTTGAGAATAACCGCTTCAAAGCTGATAAGCAGCGCATCCGTGATTATGCGCGCCTGCTGGCTTCGGTCGGCATTAACGCCGTATCCATCAACAACGTTAACGTCCACAAGCAGGAAACGCTGCTGATTACGGAGGAGTTTCTGCCGGACGTTGCTGAAGTTGCCGCCATCTTCCGCGAATATGCTGTGAAGCTGTTTCTGAGCGTGAACTACGCCGCGCCGGTAGAAATGGGCGAGCTGCCAACAGCAGATCCCTTGGACCCGGCTGTACAGGCATGGTGGCAGCGCCGGACACAAGACGTATATGCCGCGATTCCCGATTTCGGCGGTTATGTAGTCAAAGCCGATTCGGAGAACCGGCCCGGCCCGTTCACATACGGCCGCGATCATGCCGATGGAGCCAACATGCTGGCTGAAGGGCTTGAGCCTTACGGCGGTATCGTGATTTGGCGCTGTTTCGTCTACAACTGCAAGCAGGACTGGCGGGACCGCAAGACCGACCGGGCAAGAGCGGCATACGATCATTTCAAACCTTTGGATGGACGTTTTAAGGACAATGTCATATTGCAGGTCAAGAACGGTCCGATCGACTTCCAGGTGCGCGAACCGATATCGCCGCTGCTGGGCGCGATGCCGTCCACCCATCAGGTGCTGGAGCTGCAGATTACGCAGGAATATACGGGCCAGCAGCGGCATTTGTGTTATCTGGTGCCGCAGTGGAGGGAGATTCTGGACTTTGATACCCATCTCAAAGGGAACGGCTCGACCGTGAAGAGGATTGCGAGCGGGGAGCTGCATGGCAGCCGCCTGGCGGGTATTGCCGCCGTCTCGAACATCGGGGATGACGCCAACTGGACCGGCCATCGGCTGGCTCAGGCCAATCTGTACGGCTATGGGCGTTTGACCTGGAATCCCGAGCTGACTTCCTCGGCGATCGCCGAGGAGTGGATCAGGCTTACCTTCGGCAATGGCAGCGAGAAGCTGATCCGTACGGTTCAGCAGATGCTGCTGGATTCCTGGGGAATCTACGAATCTTATACGGCTCCGCTTGGCGTAGGGTTCATGGTCAATCCCGATCATCACTACGGCCCGAATGTGGAGGGTTATGAATATTCGATGTGGGGCACTTATCATTTTGCGGATTGGCAGGGGATCGGCGTAGACCGGACAAAAGCGACGGGAACGGGATATACCGGGCAGTATGCTGGGCCTAATTTCGAGCGGTATGAATCGCTGGAGACCTGTCCGGATGAGCTGCTGCTGTTCTTCCATCATGTTCCGTATACCCATAAGCTGCATTCCGGCAAAACGGTTATCCAGCATATTTACGATACCCATTTTGACGGAGCGGAGCAGGCTGAACGCCTGGCCGCGCAGTGGGAAGCTTTGGCTGGAAGCATGGATGAAGGGCTGCACCGGCAGGTCGCCGAGCGGCTGGCGGAGCAGGCCGAACATGCCAAGGAATGGCGTGACCGGATCAATACGTATTTCTACCGGAGATGCGGGATTGCCGACGAACAGGGACGGACGATTTATTAA
- a CDS encoding Nif3-like dinuclear metal center hexameric protein yields the protein MALQIKEVLAWLTTEQAQGPEQTVDGLKAGDESAVVNGIATAFMATHSVIAQTAPLGVNLLITHEGLYYSHHDPPDMDARDSVYREKRKLIESSGLAVFRLHDYIHRYEPDCITEGLIQELGWEPYIVDRQPVAAIAEIPPMRLEEVASAVKERLGIPLVRAVGDLAMPCRRVGLLVGYRGGGGQAIPLFEQERLDLIIAGEGPEWETPEYVRDACSQGWPKGLLLLGHAPSEEPGMKLLAKRLKERFPDVPVHCIPGEPLFKWI from the coding sequence TTGGCTCTGCAGATCAAAGAGGTGCTGGCCTGGCTGACGACAGAGCAGGCTCAGGGACCGGAGCAAACGGTGGATGGACTGAAAGCGGGGGACGAATCTGCCGTGGTAAACGGGATTGCAACAGCTTTTATGGCCACTCATTCCGTAATCGCTCAGACTGCGCCGCTGGGCGTCAATCTGCTGATTACCCATGAAGGGCTGTATTACAGCCATCATGATCCGCCGGATATGGACGCTAGGGATTCCGTATACCGGGAGAAGCGCAAGCTTATCGAATCGTCGGGTCTGGCCGTCTTCCGGCTGCACGACTACATCCACCGCTACGAGCCGGACTGCATCACGGAAGGGCTGATTCAGGAGCTCGGCTGGGAGCCATATATCGTGGACCGGCAGCCAGTAGCGGCGATAGCGGAAATACCGCCGATGCGGCTGGAGGAGGTGGCCTCGGCTGTTAAGGAGAGGCTGGGCATTCCGCTTGTCCGTGCGGTGGGCGACCTGGCCATGCCGTGCCGCCGCGTCGGTCTACTGGTCGGGTACCGGGGGGGAGGCGGCCAGGCGATTCCTTTATTTGAGCAGGAACGTCTGGATCTGATCATCGCCGGCGAAGGGCCGGAATGGGAAACCCCGGAGTATGTGCGGGACGCCTGCAGTCAAGGCTGGCCAAAAGGTCTTCTGCTGCTCGGCCATGCGCCAAGCGAAGAACCGGGCATGAAGCTGCTGGCGAAGCGGCTTAAGGAGAGGTTTCCGGACGTTCCGGTTCATTGTATCCCGGGCGAGCCCTTATTTAAGTGGATATGA